In Salvelinus sp. IW2-2015 linkage group LG3, ASM291031v2, whole genome shotgun sequence, the DNA window atgtacacacacatgtattaGCTTAAGTGTCTACTAACACACGTGTWATTATACAAAYTAGTAAGCCTACAAGRATAATGCACAGTAAGATATTTCTCATTATGGKAATMTTRCCTTTAAGTYTAAAGCKAATTATTGTACGCATAAAGTGACATAAAAAATGCAGATYCAAATARTWCTCAAATGAAGCTTACARGGTGTTRTTTCACGTTATAGTTATATGAGCCATTTTGGGGCGTTTTTTCTTGCTCATCCAGTGTATGCAACAGGTCCTGCAATTGCTCGATGTAGTTTATGGCGCTGCGTAAAATCTCCACTTTGGGCAGCCGCTGGTTTGGATTGGGCACGGTCTTTTTCTTCAACGCATCGAATGCTTCATTGATCTTCTTGAGCCGCCTTCTTTCCCTGAGAGTGGCCGCTTTGCGCCTGTCGGTCGGTGCAGACTTTCTTTTACAAACTTTACAAGCCCAGATGAGACACTGTCCCTCGCAGTGCGGCTGAAGACCRGGGGGTGCGAGGACATGCTCCTCTCCGCTGCTGTCACATCCAGTCTCGGACGGATCCCCCCCAGGTGACAACGGGCTGTCATTCCCGTGGTACAAAGGGGACACCCCCGCCATGTCCAAGTGCTGCAGTGGTCCATGATCTCCCTCGAGATAGCGCAGATCGTTGAAGGAATAAGTGTTGGTGTCAAAGAGGTCCACCATACTGTTGTACCCTCGCACGGCCTATGTTTTGACAGTGGGACACTGCATGGCATTTAAATAGCCCAGTGACACAAGTCACCAGGCTTATATATAGAATGTGAAACTCTATCCAACGCTTAGCTGTCGCAGTGCATCAACCTTTTTTTCTCAATGGTTTTTTTTACTACCAAGCGAGTTtgtgtagaaaataaataagcgTTAACACCTCTCAATGAAAGTTAAAACGTCACTTCAAACTTATGACAGGTGTTTTCCATATCTGTTTCACAGTGAAATGGTAACATACTGTACCGGTGCCCATCTCAACTTTTCGAACTGCAAGATAAATGTCAATGTAATGTTCAGGCCCTCCCCAAGAAGTTGGCTCCCCTAAGCGGGAAACAAATATTGG includes these proteins:
- the myf6 gene encoding myogenic factor 6, giving the protein MVDLFDTNTYSFNDLRYLEGDHGPLQHLDMAGVSPLYHGNDSPLSPGGDPSETGCDSSGEEHVLAPPGLQPHCEGQCLIWACKVCKRKSAPTDRRKAATLRERRRLKKINEAFDALKKKTVPNPNQRLPKVEILRSAINYIEQLQDLLHTLDEQEKTPQNGSYNYNVKXHXASNKEYHWKKNCQNWQTSADHSNAPMTNQREGFTESSASTSLLRLSSIVDRISSEEKPTCNEEVSEK